TATGAGTTATTATTGGATCAGCGGTGCGATTTATAGTTCCGTCTCCAAAATCCCAAATATATAGCGCTATGTTTCCGCCATCAGGATCACGGCTGGCAGAAGCATTAAACGTTGCAGTTTTGTTTGCAATAATGTCAGGTTCTGGTGTACTTGCTAACACATCCGGCGTAACAGTAAAGTTAGCAATTGGAACCTCGCCCAGTCCAGGCCGATAGAAATAGCCATCTACAGTTTCATGATCAATCGGCTTGGCCTCCTTGTCTGAGAGATCTGAATCTTGGACGTAAAAGTAACATTCGCCCTCCATTAAAACTTGGAATGTCATGTTGAAAATTGTTCCACTACCATTGAAAGATTTCGGACTAAACGAAGCCACGACGAGTTCATATATTCCAAGTGTATGAGCTCGTGATACATTATCCGTTACTATGAATATTGGTTCGTGAAGAACCCCGTTTGGATACGTTTCAACAGGCACAGTCACATGATGACTTATATAGTCGAGGACTTCCGCGCCCCAGCGGAACGTGAGACTTAAGCCACCAAACCCTGTAACGTTATCGACTCTAACACTTATGTTGAACTGCTCACCAACACCAGCAGTGATATTCGCGGGATCTATGGAAATCACTGGAACTTCTTGCAAACTCGAAACGGCTTCAGCACAACTTTCTGTTGAAATAACTAAACCGCTTATAATGATATTGAATGAGAGCAGCGAAAGAAGGAAAATTTTCATCAGTTGTTTTATCATAATTTTGTCGCCTTAGTTTTATGTGGAGTCGTTTGCCTTTTAAAGTTTATTGTTCATCATTCCTGCGCCTCAATACCATCGGCAGAAGTTCTTTCTGTGAAATTTATCAATTTTGAAATGTAGAATTTTTATGTGTGTTATTCCTGCGCTTGAACGGCCAGGTCAGAACTGCCTTGTTGCGTTTTGGGAAAACTCTTTTTATAGATGGCAGTGGGAAGATTCTACAGTAGAGAAGTAGAAGGGAGAAGGTTAGATTGAAGGAAAAAGTACGCTCGATTGCTTTGCTTGTTTTGCTTCTATTAGGTACGTTGACATTGGCTTTTGGTATTCGGTTAGTTAATACAGTGTCTGCCATGATTTATGTAGATGATGACAACGTAGCGGGTCCCTGGGATGGTTCTCAGCTGTATCCTTACCAGAACATTACAAGTGGACTCGAGCATGCTGCTTCAGGTGACACAATATTTGTCTACAACGGAACGTACTATGAGCACGTATCTATAGAGAAATCGATAACGCTTGTAGGTCAAAACCCATTCAATACCATCCTTGATGGTGGCCACGAAGTTTTTCCCATCATCCATATATCCAACACAACTGATGTTACTGTTAGTAATTTTACTGTTCAAAACACAACATCTGGCCTAGGATCGTACGGTATCTCAATCTGGCAAGCGAGAAACGTTACCATACAAAATAACGTAGTTACAAAGAACTTTTATAACATATTGATCAGTAATTCCACCTTCTGTAAGATTCTAGACAACAAAATTGTTGACAGTTATAATTCCGGAATAGTTTTTCGAAGTGGAAGCAGCTATAATGAGATCATAGGAAATTCAATAATTGAAAATTCGAATGGTATATACATTGAAGCTTATTCTCAAAATAACACTTTTTACCGTAACAACATCATCAACAATACACTCCAAGTAAATATTTTCCCTCCAGCGCGTTCATCATGGGACAATGGTGTCGAAGGAAACTATTGGTCCGATTATGAAGGAATTGATCTGGATGGTGATGGTGTCGGGGACACTGCTCTTGATCATCTCTGGGTTGACTCTTATCCTTTGATCGAGATTTGGAACAAAACAAGAACCTACATCGTGGATTCCAACGGAGATTCCTACGAAGTTGTTGTAAACTGCAACTACACGGTTGCTTCATTTGCGTTCAACCAAACATTAAGACAAATCAGTTTCTACATCACTGGACCTTCTGGCTGGAGCGGATACTGCAACGTCACAATTCCTAAAGAACTCCTAAGCCCTCAAAATGCTTCAGAAAAATGGATGGCCATGTTAGGCCCAAATCCGCTAACCTATACGAATAAAACTTTCAACAATTCCACCCGTGTATCTTTCAAATTCACACTTGGCTCATCCATGTCAGACAACAGAGTTCGAGTAAAAGTTGGCTCATTCTATCCCCCAACTGCTGACTTCGAATTCACTGCAGATACTGCGTCAATAATTGAGCCTGTAAACTTCACAGATACCTCTGTTGATAGCCCAAACGGGACAATCAATTGGAGGCAATGGAGCTTCGGAGATGGAAACGTCACAGTGACTGACGAAACATTTCTCAAACATCAATTTGGAAATAAGACAGTTTTCAATGTGACTTTAACCATAAGAGACAACAACACCCTTACAGACTCTGTTACAAAGCTTGTTTGGGTCCGCAACGAAGACCCCTTCGCAGGCTTCACCTTTTCGCCAAAAAAACCTTTCGTAGGTTTAGAAGTGAGCTTCAACGCCTCAAAGAGCTACGACCTTGACGGAGACATTACAGAGTATCGGTGGGATTTCGGCGATTGGAATGTAACGACTACTGACAAGGCAATTATAACCCACAAGTTTGAACATGTTGGAATTTTTAACGTAAACTTGACAGTTCGTGACAACGACGGAGCAGCAGATTCGATAACATGGACTGCCACAGTTGGGAAAGGGGAAACTAGGGTAGAAATTGACGCATCAACCACGGTAAAGGTTGAGCAATTTTTCATAATAACTGCAACACTTTTGGACTACTATGCCAGCCAACCTTTATCAGGAGAACAAATAGAGTTTTACATCTACAACGATGATTTGGTTTCAAGTGGAAATGACACTACAGGTATCGATGGAATGGCAAGAGCGATTTTCTCGCTAGCTATTAGCGGAGATTATTCAATTAAGGCAGAATACAAAGGAAGCGAAAGCCATCTTGGAAGTAACAGCACTAAACTCATTACGGTCAACCCATTAACTACAAGCCTAACTATACATGGTGTCAAGAATGTCACCAAAAATGAAGAATCTATGATGTTTGCGACTTTGTTGGATGAGAATGAAAGCCCTGTGCATAATGCTACTGTTGAATTCTACTCTTACAACGGGAATATCTGGAAATTATTAGGCTCCTCAAAAACCAACCAGAGTGGCTTAGCTTCATTTAACTACATTCCACAATCTGCTGGAGCATTTATGCTAAAGGCAGTGTTTAATGGAACTGAAATGTACGCGGCATCAAACAGCAGTGAATATAGTTTCATAGTTTCACAGTTTATAGCTTCCGAGATAGACTATGTACCTTATATCATATTAGCAGCCGCTATCGCCATAGTAGTCTGTCTAATGTACGTAGCTTTGAAGAGGAGGAAGACCCCTTCAGATGTGCAACCCAACGACAGAGAAACATCTTCACCTAGTTGAACTGTGATAATAGCTGTTGAAGAATTAGGTTGGCAGCGAATCGATGAAAGAAAAAGCTTCAGCAATTATGCTGATTCTGCTTTTAGCAACTCTGCTATTGGGAAGGCTTGAAATCCAACAGATTGAAGCGGAGCCTACCATGTGGATGGTTGATGATGATGGAGCTGAAGTTTTTCGTGTGATACAGGATGCAGTCAATGCTGCGCAACAGGGAGATACAGTTTTCGTACGCAATGGAATCTACCATGAACATGTGGTCATAAGCAAGTCAATCTCATTAGTTGGAGAGAACAGAAGTGTAACAGTAATTGATGGAAATAATGTGGGTACTGTTGTTAATGTGACTGCAGACAATGTTATCGTAAAGGGGTTTACAGTGAGAAATGGACAAAGCGGCATTGTGGTTTCGGATTCTTATAACTGCTCAATTGAGGACAATCTTGTTGAAGACAACAGCTACCGAGGGATTTTTGTTAACAAGTCGTGGAATTGCACTGTTAGTGGTAACCGTGCAGTGGGCTCCCAGTCAGGGTATGGTATTAATGTCAATGCCTCTAAGAATGTTTTAGTTGAGAAAAATGGTGCTACTGGCAATTACTTTGACGGAATTGGGCTTTTGTATTCTAATGATTCTGTAGTGCAAGGAAATACTGTGAATGACAATCATTTGATTGGCATCTGGATTGATTACTCCTACGGTAACATTATCTACCACAACAACTTTTTCAACAATGGCATTCAGGTGCGGAGCAATACTCCAATAAACGATTGGGATTATGGTGACGAGGGAAACTACTGGGGCGACTATGGCGGAGTTGATGATGACGGGGATGGAATAGGGGATGAACCTTACA
The nucleotide sequence above comes from Candidatus Bathyarchaeota archaeon. Encoded proteins:
- a CDS encoding PKD domain-containing protein — encoded protein: MKEKVRSIALLVLLLLGTLTLAFGIRLVNTVSAMIYVDDDNVAGPWDGSQLYPYQNITSGLEHAASGDTIFVYNGTYYEHVSIEKSITLVGQNPFNTILDGGHEVFPIIHISNTTDVTVSNFTVQNTTSGLGSYGISIWQARNVTIQNNVVTKNFYNILISNSTFCKILDNKIVDSYNSGIVFRSGSSYNEIIGNSIIENSNGIYIEAYSQNNTFYRNNIINNTLQVNIFPPARSSWDNGVEGNYWSDYEGIDLDGDGVGDTALDHLWVDSYPLIEIWNKTRTYIVDSNGDSYEVVVNCNYTVASFAFNQTLRQISFYITGPSGWSGYCNVTIPKELLSPQNASEKWMAMLGPNPLTYTNKTFNNSTRVSFKFTLGSSMSDNRVRVKVGSFYPPTADFEFTADTASIIEPVNFTDTSVDSPNGTINWRQWSFGDGNVTVTDETFLKHQFGNKTVFNVTLTIRDNNTLTDSVTKLVWVRNEDPFAGFTFSPKKPFVGLEVSFNASKSYDLDGDITEYRWDFGDWNVTTTDKAIITHKFEHVGIFNVNLTVRDNDGAADSITWTATVGKGETRVEIDASTTVKVEQFFIITATLLDYYASQPLSGEQIEFYIYNDDLVSSGNDTTGIDGMARAIFSLAISGDYSIKAEYKGSESHLGSNSTKLITVNPLTTSLTIHGVKNVTKNEESMMFATLLDENESPVHNATVEFYSYNGNIWKLLGSSKTNQSGLASFNYIPQSAGAFMLKAVFNGTEMYAASNSSEYSFIVSQFIASEIDYVPYIILAAAIAIVVCLMYVALKRRKTPSDVQPNDRETSSPS
- a CDS encoding right-handed parallel beta-helix repeat-containing protein, giving the protein MKEKASAIMLILLLATLLLGRLEIQQIEAEPTMWMVDDDGAEVFRVIQDAVNAAQQGDTVFVRNGIYHEHVVISKSISLVGENRSVTVIDGNNVGTVVNVTADNVIVKGFTVRNGQSGIVVSDSYNCSIEDNLVEDNSYRGIFVNKSWNCTVSGNRAVGSQSGYGINVNASKNVLVEKNGATGNYFDGIGLLYSNDSVVQGNTVNDNHLIGIWIDYSYGNIIYHNNFFNNGIQVRSNTPINDWDYGDEGNYWGDYGGVDDDGDGIGDEPYIVDEETQQQDHNPLIRPYVNEIYLSIDTEPPVASFTCSSDVLLINETVSFNASSSYDSVGKHVIVRYDWGFGDGTVKNTTNPVTNHTYFSPGNYTVVLTVVDVAGNKGYALANIQVQLENVMDKQPFPTIEFLVVVIILGAIIFALWVRKTGKLSH